From the Phycisphaerales bacterium AB-hyl4 genome, one window contains:
- a CDS encoding helix-turn-helix domain-containing protein gives MAASTLSRGGRGSEAGEASASRGEAALRDLCGRLFYEPSRLAQTLTHAITEPFHIAGHVHTDVLQLDLLVGCAGEAWLDDCAVGPLEGLTALVAYPGQRHGYRLEPGPHGGGRVYHLKLTLEPSEAVVRERLFAGPVTGLGSNAPLVAAFRAVTRLGLVAPTGSSPLLLVRLAELLCLWPSDATEAGAYGTPLDSADQQQLDDRLSGAFELVEQRLSDPPTLDELASVAHLSPRHFARRFRQLCGCTPHAYVTARRFALARQLLTQDQLKISHVADALGFGSVATFSRWFTQHAGVNPSQYRQDPTVM, from the coding sequence ATGGCGGCGTCGACATTGAGTCGTGGCGGGCGTGGCAGTGAGGCAGGCGAAGCGTCTGCGTCGCGGGGGGAGGCGGCGCTGCGCGATTTGTGTGGCAGGCTGTTTTACGAGCCGAGTCGGTTGGCGCAGACGTTGACGCATGCGATCACCGAACCGTTTCATATCGCCGGCCACGTTCACACGGACGTATTGCAACTAGACCTGCTGGTGGGTTGTGCGGGCGAGGCCTGGCTGGACGATTGTGCGGTGGGGCCGTTGGAGGGGTTGACGGCGTTGGTGGCGTATCCGGGGCAGCGGCATGGTTATCGGCTGGAGCCGGGGCCGCATGGGGGCGGCCGGGTGTATCACTTGAAGCTGACGCTGGAGCCGAGCGAGGCGGTGGTGCGCGAGCGACTGTTCGCCGGGCCGGTGACGGGGCTGGGCTCGAACGCGCCGCTGGTGGCGGCGTTCCGGGCGGTGACTCGGCTGGGGCTGGTGGCGCCGACGGGATCGTCGCCGTTGTTGCTGGTGCGGTTGGCGGAGTTGCTCTGTCTTTGGCCGAGCGATGCGACGGAGGCGGGGGCGTATGGCACGCCGTTGGACAGCGCGGATCAGCAGCAGCTTGACGATCGTTTGAGCGGGGCGTTTGAGTTGGTGGAGCAGCGGCTGAGCGATCCGCCGACGCTGGACGAGTTGGCGTCGGTGGCGCATCTTTCGCCACGGCATTTCGCCAGGCGGTTCCGGCAGCTGTGCGGGTGCACGCCACACGCGTATGTGACGGCGAGGCGGTTTGCGCTGGCGCGGCAGCTGCTGACGCAGGACCAGTTGAAGATCAGTCATGTCGCGGACGCGCTGGGCTTCGGCTCGGTGGCGACATTTTCGCGGTGGTTCACACAACACGCAGGCGTCAATCCGAGCCAGTATCGGCAGGACCCGACAGTGATGTAG
- a CDS encoding site-2 protease family protein: MTSDTSGSLRLFRAFGIDVFIHWTWWALLAVVLFLNVLGDPVLTVAIFLALFAIVTLHEFGHALACRSVGGQANRIVLWPLGGIAFVRPPERPDAMLWTIVAGPLVNVALVPVTLVLFGTFVGNPLEFPWFDAAATQQLLREFTIFERFVAIVTWMNFLLLVFNMLPIYPLDGGQTLQAILWFGLGRARSLHIAASIGFVLAIVGGSYAFFIRESIWLTILAVFIGMEALNGIRMAKTLAAQDAMRM; encoded by the coding sequence ATGACTTCCGATACCTCTGGCTCACTACGACTGTTCCGCGCCTTCGGCATTGATGTGTTCATCCACTGGACGTGGTGGGCCTTACTTGCCGTCGTCCTGTTCTTAAACGTTCTCGGTGACCCTGTGCTCACTGTTGCCATCTTTCTGGCGCTGTTCGCCATCGTCACCCTCCACGAGTTCGGCCACGCCCTCGCCTGCCGGTCCGTCGGCGGGCAGGCCAACCGCATCGTCCTTTGGCCGCTGGGCGGTATCGCCTTCGTCCGCCCACCCGAACGCCCCGACGCCATGCTCTGGACCATTGTCGCCGGCCCGCTGGTAAACGTCGCGCTCGTCCCGGTAACGCTGGTGCTGTTCGGCACGTTCGTCGGCAACCCGCTTGAATTCCCCTGGTTCGACGCTGCCGCTACCCAACAACTCCTCCGCGAATTCACCATTTTCGAACGCTTCGTGGCCATCGTCACATGGATGAACTTCCTCCTGCTGGTGTTCAACATGCTCCCGATTTATCCCCTTGACGGCGGGCAGACCCTTCAGGCCATCCTCTGGTTCGGCCTCGGTCGGGCAAGAAGTCTGCACATTGCCGCAAGCATCGGCTTCGTCCTTGCGATTGTCGGCGGATCCTACGCCTTCTTCATCAGGGAAAGCATTTGGCTGACCATCCTCGCTGTGTTCATCGGCATGGAGGCTCTCAATGGCATCCGCATGGCCAAGACCCTCGCCGCACAGGACGCGATGCGCATGTGA
- the rsmG gene encoding 16S rRNA (guanine(527)-N(7))-methyltransferase RsmG gives MPAIPAFVTDELSQLGVTLDPSQLDTLARYLDRLLDTTQRINLTAVREPDAAWRRLIIDSLSLVPGFEPVAEDATIIDIGTGGGLPGIPLAIARPDLRVTLLEATGKKVRFLNECIEALGLTNTRAIQQRAELLGQDPAHRQQYDIAVSRAVGPMTEVLEYSLPLVKVGGRVLAMKGPKLEQELAAAGDALGILGAGDMEVFEAYPPNFKQDLVIASIIKDRATPGMYPRRPGVPKHEPL, from the coding sequence ATGCCTGCCATCCCCGCCTTCGTCACCGATGAACTGAGCCAGCTCGGCGTCACCCTCGACCCGAGCCAACTCGACACCCTCGCCCGCTACCTCGACCGCCTGCTCGACACGACGCAGCGGATCAACCTCACCGCTGTCCGCGAGCCCGACGCGGCCTGGCGGCGGCTCATCATCGACAGCCTCTCCCTCGTGCCCGGCTTCGAGCCTGTTGCCGAGGACGCCACCATCATCGACATCGGCACCGGCGGCGGCCTGCCCGGCATCCCGCTCGCCATCGCCCGCCCGGACCTCCGCGTCACCCTCCTCGAAGCCACCGGCAAGAAGGTCCGCTTCCTCAACGAATGCATCGAAGCGCTCGGCCTCACCAACACCCGCGCCATCCAACAGCGGGCCGAGCTGCTCGGACAGGACCCGGCGCATCGTCAGCAATACGACATCGCCGTCAGCCGCGCGGTGGGCCCGATGACCGAGGTGCTCGAATATTCATTGCCGCTGGTCAAAGTCGGCGGCCGCGTGCTCGCCATGAAAGGCCCGAAGCTCGAACAGGAACTCGCCGCCGCGGGCGACGCCCTGGGCATCCTCGGTGCAGGCGACATGGAAGTGTTTGAAGCCTACCCCCCCAATTTCAAGCAGGATCTGGTGATCGCCAGCATCATCAAGGATCGCGCCACACCCGGCATGTACCCCCGTCGACCGGGCGTGCCGAAGCATGAACCCTTGTAA
- the glyA gene encoding serine hydroxymethyltransferase, with protein MPTDTETLNVGPSPAITDQDPDVWKVIRAEQERQESTLELIASENHTSAAVMAAMGTVLTNKYAEGYPGARYYGGCKFHDQIEDLARDRAKELFGCKFVNVQPHSGANANVAAFMALMSPGDTVLSLPISSGGHLSHGLKVNFSGHFYNVVDYRLDPKTETIDYDNVREQAIKHKPKVIICGYSAYPRTIDFAKFREIADEVGAYLMADIAHIAGLVAAGVHPSPFPHAHVATTTTHKTLRGPRGGMVMTNDEDLAKKIDRRVFPGSQGGPLMHVIAAKAVAFGEALKPGFKDYAKQVIANADALAEALTEAGYRLVSGGTDNHLLLVDLQPRSKDLTGADAEKWLEAAGIITNKNGIPNDPRPPKVTSGLRLGTPAVTTRGLKREHMQQIAGWIDRVLVSNGDEQITNEVRGEIVDLCKQFAMPH; from the coding sequence ATGCCTACCGATACTGAAACCCTTAATGTTGGCCCGAGCCCCGCGATTACCGACCAGGACCCCGATGTCTGGAAGGTGATTCGTGCCGAGCAGGAGCGCCAGGAATCCACGCTCGAACTGATTGCTTCAGAGAACCACACCAGCGCTGCCGTGATGGCCGCGATGGGCACGGTGCTGACCAACAAGTACGCCGAGGGCTACCCCGGCGCCCGCTACTACGGCGGATGCAAGTTTCACGACCAGATCGAAGACCTCGCCCGCGATCGTGCGAAGGAACTGTTCGGCTGCAAGTTCGTCAACGTGCAGCCGCACTCGGGCGCGAACGCCAACGTTGCCGCGTTTATGGCGTTGATGAGTCCGGGCGATACCGTGCTCAGCCTGCCGATCTCATCGGGCGGCCACCTCAGCCACGGGCTCAAGGTGAACTTCTCCGGCCACTTCTACAACGTGGTCGACTACCGCCTCGATCCCAAGACCGAAACCATCGACTACGACAACGTCCGCGAGCAGGCGATCAAGCATAAGCCGAAGGTCATCATCTGTGGCTACTCGGCTTACCCGCGCACGATCGACTTTGCGAAGTTCCGCGAGATCGCCGACGAAGTGGGCGCGTATCTCATGGCGGACATCGCCCACATCGCCGGCCTTGTCGCGGCGGGTGTGCATCCGTCGCCGTTCCCGCACGCCCACGTCGCCACCACGACCACACACAAGACCCTCCGCGGGCCGCGCGGCGGCATGGTGATGACCAACGACGAAGACCTTGCCAAGAAGATCGACCGTCGCGTATTCCCCGGTAGCCAGGGCGGGCCGTTGATGCACGTCATCGCGGCGAAGGCGGTCGCGTTCGGCGAAGCGCTCAAGCCCGGCTTCAAGGACTATGCCAAGCAGGTCATCGCCAACGCGGACGCGCTGGCCGAGGCACTCACCGAGGCCGGCTATCGGCTGGTGTCCGGCGGCACGGATAACCACCTGCTGCTGGTCGACCTGCAACCGCGGTCGAAAGACCTCACCGGCGCGGACGCCGAGAAGTGGCTGGAAGCGGCGGGCATCATCACGAATAAGAATGGCATTCCGAACGACCCGCGTCCGCCGAAGGTGACCAGCGGGTTGCGCCTCGGCACGCCGGCGGTGACGACGCGCGGCCTGAAGCGCGAGCACATGCAGCAGATCGCCGGCTGGATCGACCGCGTGCTCGTCTCCAATGGTGATGAGCAGATCACCAACGAAGTGCGCGGTGAAATTGTTGATCTGTGCAAGCAGTTCGCCATGCCACACTGA
- a CDS encoding aspartate-semialdehyde dehydrogenase: MTSAPHAADQSRSAGRTSAPNVAIVGVTGAVGQEFLRVLEQRNFPIGELKMLASARSAGKSVAFRDKTYTIEELTEKSFKGVDLALFSAGGSISKKYADAAVAAGAVVVDNSSAFRMTEGVPLVVPEVNPEAIEQAGIKLGEKPGIIANPNCSTIIMLVPVTPLHKAAKAKRIIVSTYQAASGAGAAAMAELEQQSREVLEGKPPTMEIFPFQYAFNLFSHNSDMQPNGYNQEEMKMVHETHKIWNDAKVGVNATCIRVPVMRAHAESITIEFENPIDEATAREVLRQSPGVSLMDDRESNRFPTPLDASDRDNVYVGRIRTDLSVTDGRGLSLFVCGDQIRKGAALNAVQIAELLL; the protein is encoded by the coding sequence ATGACCTCCGCTCCCCATGCTGCTGACCAATCACGCTCCGCTGGCCGAACCAGCGCTCCGAACGTCGCCATCGTCGGCGTCACCGGCGCGGTAGGCCAGGAGTTCCTCCGCGTTCTCGAACAACGCAATTTCCCGATCGGCGAGTTGAAAATGCTTGCCTCGGCACGCAGCGCGGGCAAGAGCGTCGCCTTCCGCGACAAGACGTACACCATCGAGGAACTGACCGAAAAGAGCTTCAAGGGCGTCGACCTCGCGCTGTTCAGTGCCGGCGGTTCGATCAGCAAGAAGTACGCAGACGCCGCGGTCGCGGCCGGGGCGGTCGTGGTCGACAACTCGTCTGCGTTCCGCATGACGGAGGGCGTGCCGCTGGTTGTGCCGGAGGTCAACCCCGAAGCGATCGAGCAGGCGGGCATCAAGCTCGGCGAGAAGCCGGGCATCATCGCCAACCCCAACTGCTCGACGATCATCATGCTCGTGCCCGTCACGCCGCTGCACAAGGCGGCGAAGGCGAAGCGCATCATTGTGAGCACGTACCAGGCGGCGAGCGGCGCGGGCGCTGCCGCGATGGCGGAGCTTGAGCAGCAGAGCCGGGAAGTGCTCGAAGGCAAGCCCCCGACGATGGAGATCTTCCCGTTCCAGTATGCGTTCAACCTCTTCAGTCACAACTCCGACATGCAGCCGAACGGCTACAACCAGGAGGAGATGAAGATGGTGCACGAGACGCACAAGATCTGGAACGACGCGAAGGTGGGCGTGAATGCGACGTGCATTCGCGTGCCGGTGATGCGGGCACATGCCGAGAGCATCACGATTGAATTTGAGAACCCGATTGACGAAGCGACCGCTCGCGAAGTGCTGCGACAGTCGCCGGGCGTGTCGCTGATGGATGACCGTGAGAGCAATCGCTTTCCGACGCCGCTGGACGCGTCGGATCGGGATAACGTTTACGTCGGCCGAATCCGCACGGACCTGAGTGTGACGGACGGGCGCGGGTTGTCGCTGTTCGTATGTGGCGACCAGATTCGCAAGGGTGCGGCGCTGAATGCGGTGCAGATCGCGGAGCTGTTGCTTTGA
- a CDS encoding carbohydrate kinase yields MTRERFTIVGIGEALFDLFPESQRLGGAPLNVALHAHQLAQVRQGRGVPVSRVGQDELGQLLIDQVKERGVTTEFIQTDPDKPTGTVYVDFDADGQPTFDIVQNVAWDVLSFDFDLEDLARTCAAVAFGTLAQRDAQARNSIYRFLDTARQAVRLFDVNLRQNFYDARMLRRSCELATVLKLNEHELPAIAREIYLDAADDADAMAAALMKQFKFDMIVLTRGKQGTRLYTPQGTVDGEPAEYPVADDADPVGAGDSVAAAVLVGRVLRMNPQKIANLANHVGAYVAGQPGATPTLPDEILAMVKA; encoded by the coding sequence ATGACCCGCGAACGATTCACCATCGTCGGCATCGGCGAAGCCCTGTTCGACCTCTTCCCCGAGAGCCAACGCCTCGGCGGCGCTCCGCTGAACGTGGCCTTGCACGCCCATCAGCTGGCCCAGGTCCGTCAGGGCCGAGGCGTGCCCGTCAGTCGCGTCGGCCAGGATGAGCTTGGCCAACTGCTGATCGACCAGGTCAAAGAACGCGGCGTCACGACCGAGTTCATCCAGACCGACCCGGACAAGCCCACCGGCACGGTTTACGTCGATTTCGACGCCGACGGGCAGCCCACCTTTGATATCGTCCAGAACGTCGCGTGGGACGTACTATCCTTCGATTTCGACCTTGAAGACCTGGCTCGCACGTGTGCCGCGGTGGCCTTCGGCACCCTCGCCCAGCGGGACGCGCAGGCCCGCAACAGCATTTACCGCTTTCTCGACACCGCCCGGCAGGCGGTACGGCTGTTTGACGTCAACCTGCGACAGAACTTTTACGACGCGCGAATGCTCCGCCGCAGCTGCGAGCTGGCGACCGTGCTCAAGCTCAACGAGCATGAGCTGCCCGCCATTGCCCGCGAGATATACCTCGACGCGGCGGACGATGCGGACGCGATGGCGGCGGCGCTCATGAAGCAGTTCAAGTTTGACATGATCGTGCTCACCCGCGGCAAGCAGGGCACACGGCTGTACACGCCGCAGGGCACGGTCGATGGCGAGCCGGCGGAATACCCCGTGGCCGACGACGCCGACCCGGTGGGGGCCGGCGATTCCGTAGCCGCAGCGGTGCTGGTGGGGCGCGTGTTGCGGATGAACCCGCAGAAGATCGCGAACCTGGCGAACCATGTGGGCGCCTATGTCGCGGGTCAGCCCGGTGCGACGCCGACGCTGCCGGACGAGATATTGGCGATGGTCAAGGCGTAG
- a CDS encoding PQQ-binding-like beta-propeller repeat protein: MGTLSRTCLVLVLIWGWGGGLAAGQANRPTVYIEDSPAAQELFDEARSFRRQDRLADAAERLQRVIDEYPHKLMRIDEAGEDVYEDALLQVHRALLNDRSLREAYRSRYSGRAQRRLDEALEPWPDGEAMERVARRYTMTRPGLEAGLLLSGWYLERADGRSAASVLDTLEHHPDLGDHRERYDYLQAVAGLLGRDRDRLHRHRDILIEDGEDDAVSQLDALAHRLHPPLRLEQPDHVMVDVGDLPELLRRPLWETEVDFTASPSEARGDRRPPGVQPGRRSGRGGGRGEDHHPPVMPTAGENHLYINEGRQVRALDRNSGWTTWEFKWEPDQMQEAGFPQFGRMASGGAESQPVVLHGQYAFAVMGHSSFWPARWQGDTSPTALVALDRDTGEKRWLIEPAELDEVFERSNFQGTLIAGEDTLFSLVRRSQASGFQDTFLVAINQRDGSLRWRRHLSSAATTSRYATGPRPEMSAYGSTIYVSDNIGTVAAIDTRHGTLRWARVFTPDRSMIERGVLRGEIGTSDRVLGKPIRMAGGLIVPSPAMEGRKIFVFDPDTGEVRQELSDPTWARANHLLPIAGDVLAIGRDVVLFDGETLEAKWRHRLEGDRQAEITGRAAISERHVLIPTNDQILMLRREDGEVARRIETDEPGNVLVFDGQLVIAAHESVRSYLDWRRAANHLRQQVRDRPEDAGAGLALAHLALRANQSSVVLEGVDAALDALQRPALRQRPSEHRRQQADVFDKLLDLVRLTGDSELSLRGDLFDRMATTTAGPKQDVAYHLAVAEHHVAKEQPRQAAEHLQAVLLDETLSSQLYEQPQVARQAGLEARRRLVALVEREGRDVYATFDAQAERQLDRMLARDESAEALARLARQYPLARSAPRALREAGRLYAADDAFGMAAQQFRRAFDHAMEEAPQLLPEIVGELAELFVQRDRPRQAAAWLERVRQLQPDLEPMRDGEPTSLTQWISELSSLEGMAGDRPKLALPLQQPRVLAGKPLVPASSGADEHATDRLLTLDSGVLRLHVGPTLESAWERDVSDEPMTALSVTTEQVLLWLEDSRKVVALDSKSGDTLWQPVEVDQMLSEAGDPRERDAARPREQREFIEMIEVGPIRQGPGGRVEVGRHLGNNGEGMTPLVGTQTLVLADGQGRVVGLDRATGQVQWARLVPIDELTAVDANHDSVVLAGVSGMGTDAVVGTLIVLDMLTGEPHFPAVEDNDPPQWVGFTADNLVAVATSNQVAAYQLGTGDAAWRLTLGERSTPLTDRGWSDEHLLLLLDNAGMALTIEAASGQLLNRLSLADGVGASRIHADAVEPNWHLSTPTSMLAITEQGRVAWRDAVSLSRKQFVHQLNSRDHAIILHREMPDNGEMARNFDNRLMIRIRPGDGDAIDIDREPHGLNDHDVDVDTRYRLFILERTTGRLIDDRPLGPLPARLESGPAMLLDNHLVFDLHDRTLIIPGASDASSNRDE; encoded by the coding sequence ATGGGCACACTGAGCCGGACGTGCCTGGTCCTGGTGTTAATCTGGGGCTGGGGAGGAGGTCTGGCGGCAGGTCAGGCGAATAGGCCGACGGTCTATATCGAAGACTCGCCGGCAGCGCAGGAGTTGTTCGACGAAGCACGCAGCTTCCGTCGGCAGGATCGCCTCGCGGACGCTGCGGAGCGGCTGCAACGCGTCATCGACGAATACCCCCACAAGCTGATGCGCATTGATGAAGCTGGCGAGGACGTCTACGAGGACGCCCTGCTTCAGGTGCATCGTGCGCTGCTGAATGACCGCAGTTTGCGCGAGGCCTACCGCAGCCGATACAGCGGCCGGGCGCAGCGTCGGCTGGACGAAGCGTTAGAACCCTGGCCCGACGGTGAGGCGATGGAGCGGGTCGCGCGGCGGTACACGATGACTCGGCCGGGCCTTGAGGCGGGCCTGCTGCTGTCGGGCTGGTACCTCGAACGAGCGGACGGCCGAAGCGCCGCGAGCGTACTGGACACGCTCGAACATCATCCGGACCTGGGCGACCATCGCGAGCGTTACGACTACCTCCAGGCGGTGGCGGGCCTGCTCGGTCGGGACCGCGATAGGCTGCACCGACACCGCGACATCCTGATCGAAGACGGCGAAGACGACGCGGTCAGCCAACTCGACGCGCTCGCTCACCGACTGCACCCCCCGCTTCGACTGGAGCAGCCCGACCATGTGATGGTCGACGTGGGCGATCTGCCCGAGCTGCTTCGCCGACCGCTGTGGGAGACGGAAGTCGACTTCACGGCCAGCCCCTCGGAGGCCCGCGGCGATCGACGTCCGCCGGGCGTGCAACCCGGTCGGCGAAGCGGGCGCGGCGGCGGTCGTGGTGAAGATCACCACCCGCCTGTCATGCCCACCGCCGGCGAAAACCACCTTTACATCAACGAAGGCAGACAGGTCCGGGCGCTGGACCGCAACTCCGGCTGGACGACGTGGGAGTTCAAGTGGGAGCCGGACCAGATGCAGGAGGCCGGCTTCCCGCAGTTCGGCCGTATGGCCAGCGGCGGCGCGGAATCGCAGCCGGTCGTGTTGCACGGCCAATACGCCTTCGCAGTGATGGGTCACAGCTCGTTTTGGCCCGCGCGCTGGCAGGGTGATACCTCGCCGACCGCGCTGGTTGCACTGGACCGTGACACCGGCGAAAAACGCTGGCTCATCGAGCCGGCCGAGCTTGACGAAGTCTTCGAACGCTCCAACTTCCAGGGCACGCTCATCGCTGGCGAAGACACGCTGTTTTCGCTGGTCCGCCGCAGCCAGGCGTCCGGCTTTCAGGACACGTTCCTCGTCGCGATCAACCAGCGTGACGGCTCGCTGCGCTGGCGACGCCACCTTTCCAGCGCTGCAACCACCAGCCGCTACGCCACCGGCCCGCGGCCGGAGATGTCGGCCTACGGCAGCACGATCTACGTCAGCGACAATATCGGCACCGTCGCAGCCATCGACACCCGGCACGGCACGCTGCGATGGGCCCGCGTGTTCACCCCCGACCGCAGCATGATCGAACGCGGCGTGCTCCGCGGCGAAATCGGCACATCCGACCGAGTGCTCGGCAAGCCCATCCGCATGGCGGGCGGCCTCATCGTGCCCAGCCCCGCGATGGAAGGTCGAAAGATCTTTGTCTTCGACCCCGACACAGGCGAGGTCCGACAGGAACTAAGCGATCCGACGTGGGCTCGGGCGAATCACCTGTTGCCGATCGCCGGCGACGTGCTCGCGATTGGTCGGGATGTCGTGCTGTTCGACGGCGAAACGCTGGAAGCGAAGTGGCGACATCGGCTGGAAGGCGACCGGCAAGCCGAGATCACCGGCCGGGCGGCGATCAGCGAACGCCATGTCCTCATTCCGACCAACGATCAGATACTCATGCTCCGCCGCGAGGATGGCGAAGTGGCCCGTCGCATTGAAACCGACGAGCCGGGCAACGTGCTCGTGTTCGACGGCCAACTTGTGATCGCCGCGCACGAGTCGGTGCGCAGCTACCTCGACTGGCGGCGGGCGGCGAACCATCTGCGTCAGCAGGTGCGCGATCGGCCGGAGGACGCGGGCGCGGGGTTGGCGTTGGCCCACCTGGCGCTGCGGGCGAATCAGTCGAGCGTGGTGCTTGAAGGCGTAGATGCGGCATTGGACGCGCTGCAGCGGCCGGCGCTGCGTCAACGGCCGAGCGAGCACCGCCGACAGCAGGCCGACGTCTTCGACAAGCTGCTGGACCTGGTCAGACTGACCGGCGACAGCGAACTATCGCTGCGCGGCGACCTGTTTGACCGCATGGCCACGACCACCGCCGGCCCGAAGCAGGATGTGGCCTACCACCTCGCGGTGGCGGAGCATCATGTGGCGAAAGAGCAGCCGCGTCAGGCGGCGGAGCACCTGCAAGCCGTGCTGCTGGACGAGACACTGTCGAGCCAGTTGTACGAGCAGCCGCAGGTCGCGCGACAGGCGGGGCTGGAGGCGAGGCGTCGATTGGTCGCGTTGGTGGAACGTGAAGGCCGCGACGTGTATGCGACGTTTGATGCACAAGCCGAGCGTCAGCTGGACCGCATGCTGGCCCGCGATGAGTCGGCCGAGGCGCTGGCCCGGCTGGCACGGCAGTATCCGCTGGCCCGTTCCGCGCCGCGGGCGCTGCGCGAGGCGGGGCGACTGTATGCGGCCGACGATGCGTTCGGTATGGCGGCGCAGCAGTTCCGTCGCGCGTTTGACCATGCGATGGAGGAAGCGCCGCAACTGCTGCCGGAGATTGTCGGCGAACTGGCCGAGCTGTTTGTGCAGCGCGATCGACCGCGCCAGGCGGCGGCGTGGCTGGAGCGGGTGCGTCAGCTTCAGCCGGACCTTGAGCCGATGCGCGACGGTGAGCCGACGTCGCTCACGCAATGGATCAGCGAGCTTTCGTCGTTGGAAGGCATGGCGGGTGATCGGCCGAAGCTCGCGCTGCCGTTGCAGCAGCCGCGCGTGCTGGCGGGCAAGCCGCTAGTGCCTGCGAGCAGCGGAGCGGACGAACACGCGACCGACCGCCTCTTGACGTTGGATAGTGGCGTGCTTCGCCTGCACGTGGGGCCGACGCTGGAGTCGGCGTGGGAGCGCGACGTATCCGATGAGCCGATGACCGCCTTGAGCGTGACGACGGAGCAGGTGCTGCTGTGGCTGGAAGACTCGCGAAAAGTGGTGGCGCTGGACAGCAAATCGGGGGACACGTTGTGGCAGCCGGTCGAAGTTGACCAGATGCTCAGCGAAGCCGGCGATCCGCGCGAACGCGACGCCGCTCGCCCGCGCGAGCAGCGCGAGTTCATTGAAATGATCGAAGTCGGCCCGATCCGCCAGGGGCCGGGCGGCCGCGTCGAAGTCGGACGCCATCTGGGCAATAACGGCGAAGGCATGACCCCGCTGGTCGGCACTCAGACGCTTGTGCTCGCCGACGGGCAGGGGCGCGTGGTCGGCCTCGACCGCGCGACCGGGCAGGTGCAATGGGCCCGTCTCGTGCCGATCGACGAACTGACCGCTGTTGATGCGAATCATGACTCGGTCGTGCTCGCCGGCGTTTCCGGCATGGGCACGGACGCGGTGGTCGGCACGCTGATCGTGCTGGACATGCTCACGGGCGAGCCGCACTTCCCCGCAGTGGAAGACAACGACCCGCCGCAGTGGGTTGGCTTTACGGCAGACAACCTCGTCGCCGTCGCCACGAGCAACCAGGTCGCCGCGTATCAACTCGGCACGGGCGACGCCGCCTGGCGGCTGACGCTCGGCGAACGCTCAACGCCGCTGACCGATCGCGGCTGGTCCGACGAACACCTGCTGCTGCTGCTGGACAACGCCGGCATGGCGCTGACCATCGAGGCCGCGAGTGGGCAGTTGCTCAATCGCCTCAGCTTGGCCGATGGCGTAGGCGCGTCACGCATTCACGCGGACGCGGTTGAGCCGAACTGGCATCTGTCGACGCCGACGAGCATGCTCGCGATCACCGAACAGGGCCGCGTGGCGTGGCGTGACGCGGTGAGCCTGTCACGCAAGCAGTTCGTGCACCAACTCAACAGCCGGGATCATGCCATCATTCTGCATCGTGAGATGCCTGACAATGGTGAAATGGCCCGCAACTTCGACAACCGCCTGATGATCCGCATCCGGCCCGGCGATGGCGACGCCATCGACATCGACCGCGAGCCGCATGGCCTGAACGATCACGACGTCGACGTTGACACCCGCTATCGCCTGTTCATCCTCGAACGCACGACCGGCAGGCTGATCGACGACCGCCCGCTCGGGCCCCTGCCCGCTCGGCTCGAATCCGGCCCTGCCATGTTGCTCGACAACCACCTCGTGTTCGATCTGCACGACCGCACGCTGATCATCCCCGGTGCGAGCGACGCATCATCGAACCGAGACGAGTGA
- a CDS encoding rhodanese-like domain-containing protein encodes MTDKSATGLVLLIGLLMFVGCTTRTTSDRDLVLIEYNRVVELREAAEESRRGNRLLIVDVRRPEQFAQGHIPDAVNIPLAELSRNDPRLTRADHIVVYGRDWADSRGPAGAKQLIQDGHGQVYDFRGGLELWQERGGEVVQ; translated from the coding sequence ATGACTGATAAGTCGGCAACGGGACTGGTGCTGCTGATCGGGCTTTTGATGTTCGTCGGCTGTACGACGCGGACGACCAGCGACCGCGATCTGGTGCTGATCGAATACAACCGCGTGGTCGAGCTGCGAGAAGCGGCGGAAGAAAGTCGGCGTGGCAATCGACTGTTGATTGTCGATGTGCGTCGGCCGGAGCAGTTCGCCCAGGGGCATATTCCCGATGCGGTGAACATTCCGCTGGCGGAGCTTTCGCGCAACGATCCACGGCTGACGCGGGCGGATCACATCGTGGTGTACGGCCGTGACTGGGCCGACTCTCGCGGACCCGCAGGCGCAAAGCAACTCATTCAGGACGGCCACGGACAGGTGTACGACTTCCGCGGCGGGCTGGAATTGTGGCAGGAGCGCGGCGGCGAAGTCGTGCAGTGA